One bacterium BMS3Abin08 genomic window carries:
- the ccmC gene encoding heme exporter protein C — protein sequence MKMKRRKAATVLYYILFVMIPLDFFLIFMVAPTERIMGDVQRIFYLHIALAINSYLGFAGVFIGGILFLRHKNLFWDTVAYTSAEIGVLFSTLVIITGSFWARPVWNVWWTWDPRLVTMLILWFIYVGYFLLRKGIDDVVRRARYSAVLGIIGFLDVPVVRLATKWWRSIHPRLSKEGGGLDPMMVKVMLFTIVTFVLFTVSLFIFRFRIARAEERVAVIIKNMEE from the coding sequence ATGAAAATGAAGAGAAGAAAAGCTGCAACCGTGCTTTATTATATTCTCTTTGTCATGATACCGCTGGACTTTTTCCTTATATTTATGGTGGCCCCGACGGAAAGGATTATGGGCGATGTTCAGCGGATCTTCTATCTCCACATCGCCCTGGCGATAAATTCATATCTTGGATTTGCAGGTGTATTCATAGGGGGTATTCTTTTTCTCCGGCATAAAAACCTGTTTTGGGATACGGTGGCATACACATCTGCAGAGATTGGTGTGCTCTTTTCGACCCTTGTCATTATAACCGGCTCATTCTGGGCACGCCCTGTCTGGAATGTCTGGTGGACGTGGGACCCCAGGCTTGTAACCATGCTTATTCTTTGGTTTATTTACGTCGGCTATTTTCTCCTGAGAAAGGGGATCGACGACGTCGTGAGGAGGGCCCGTTACTCGGCAGTACTGGGGATAATCGGTTTTCTCGATGTGCCTGTAGTGAGGCTTGCCACCAAGTGGTGGAGGTCGATACACCCACGGCTCAGTAAAGAAGGAGGAGGGTTAGACCCCATGATGGTTAAGGTGATGCTGTTCACTATTGTAACATTTGTGCTTTTCACCGTCTCTCTCTTTATATTCAGGTTTAGGATAGCAAGGGCAGAGGAAAGGGTAGCGGTGATAATAAAAAATATGGAGGAATAA
- the cysA_1 gene encoding sulfate/thiosulfate import ATP-binding protein CysA: MIKLLKVGKVYHSRPALKRVDLGIENGTMLTIFGPNGAGKTTLLKILAGIMSPSEGRVIYSPELSRHGDVRGSISYLGHKNSLYNELTVLENINFVFRLFGRKNGKEVIEMTLREFGLWERRRDPVRELSQGMKRRLAVAKGFITDSRIFIFDEPFTGLDLRWRDTMLSRIRELKAKRKTTIICTHLLEEGYELGDIFAFFHRGSLLFLKRRDEIGLDEIKERFRLLEEPGR; this comes from the coding sequence ATGATAAAACTGCTTAAAGTGGGGAAGGTATATCATTCAAGACCGGCTTTGAAGCGTGTGGATCTCGGTATTGAGAATGGCACTATGCTGACCATTTTCGGTCCAAACGGAGCCGGCAAGACAACGCTCCTTAAGATCCTTGCAGGTATCATGTCCCCATCCGAGGGTAGGGTGATCTATTCCCCTGAATTATCAAGGCATGGAGATGTAAGGGGATCAATATCCTACCTTGGACACAAAAACTCACTTTACAACGAATTGACCGTACTTGAGAATATCAATTTCGTATTCAGGCTCTTTGGGAGGAAAAACGGGAAAGAGGTGATTGAGATGACCTTAAGGGAGTTTGGTCTCTGGGAGAGACGCAGGGATCCTGTCAGGGAACTCTCCCAGGGGATGAAGAGACGTCTTGCCGTTGCAAAGGGGTTTATTACCGACTCAAGGATTTTTATCTTTGATGAGCCCTTTACCGGACTTGACCTGAGATGGAGAGACACCATGCTTTCGAGGATCAGGGAGCTTAAGGCAAAACGCAAGACCACGATAATATGTACCCATCTGCTTGAGGAGGGTTACGAACTGGGTGACATTTTTGCCTTTTTTCACAGGGGGAGCCTCCTGTTTCTGAAGAGGAGAGATGAGATAGGCCTCGATGAGATAAAAGAGCGGTTCCGCCTCCTCGAGGAGCCGGGCAGATGA
- a CDS encoding CcmB protein, with the protein MKFINETVTIVRKDILLELRGKEVLSLMIFLSLLLLVIFNFALDLDKVTVSDFAPGILWVVFAFSGIIGMGRTSMVERDEDAYLSIIFSPASAESFFTAKVISNLLFLLTMEVVTVLLFAVLFDFEKLVVFFPRLLPSLLLGSLGFSIIGTLFSFLSTTSRYGEFLLPFLFLPVVAPILLGGVTSMDKILSESSEGLSKWTNILIVFDVMYMALSLILFRHLLEE; encoded by the coding sequence ATGAAGTTTATCAATGAGACGGTTACAATTGTAAGGAAGGATATCCTGCTTGAATTGAGAGGGAAAGAGGTCCTAAGCCTTATGATCTTTCTCTCGCTGCTCCTCCTTGTAATTTTTAACTTTGCCCTTGATCTTGATAAAGTGACTGTTTCGGATTTTGCACCCGGGATCCTCTGGGTGGTATTTGCGTTTTCAGGTATCATCGGGATGGGAAGGACATCCATGGTTGAAAGGGATGAGGACGCCTATCTGAGTATAATCTTCTCCCCTGCTTCTGCAGAGAGTTTTTTTACAGCGAAGGTGATAAGCAATCTCTTGTTCCTGCTGACAATGGAGGTGGTTACAGTGTTGCTCTTTGCCGTCCTTTTTGATTTTGAGAAATTAGTTGTCTTCTTCCCGAGACTGCTGCCCTCCCTGTTACTTGGAAGCCTCGGGTTCTCAATAATAGGAACCCTCTTTTCCTTCCTTTCCACAACATCCAGATACGGGGAGTTCCTTTTGCCCTTTCTTTTTCTGCCGGTTGTAGCACCGATCCTCCTCGGTGGTGTCACATCCATGGATAAGATATTGAGTGAGTCGAGTGAAGGGCTCAGTAAATGGACGAATATTTTGATCGTCTTTGATGTTATGTATATGGCACTGTCACTTATTCTGTTCAGACATCTCCTGGAGGAGTGA